TACATTAAGACACACAAGAActaaagtgtgtttttttcttcttttgatgaGAAACAACtaagcttttttttaaaggactagAACATAGCCTAAATCTAAGTCTAAAATTCCCCCCCAAAAAGCTTCCtatttaaagaggaaagaagagacacCTCAGTGTTAAGATATCTCTTTAACAGAAAAAAGTATCTTAAagagtgttttaaataaaaaccgTCAATGACTAGTTAATGGTAACAATGACTATCactaacatttaagaaaaaaccTGAAATGCTATGCACAAATAAATCAGTGTCCactatgccttttaaaaaaaaaatccactgattAATCAATTTTTTGTCTCTACAATCacacttttatattttccttcacACCTAAAATGTGATATACAACCCAGTACTTATGTGAACTGGGGGTGAGGGTAAAGGGAGACACCTTAACCCCTACCAACAGATACATCAAAATACAAAACTTTTTTCTGGTAATTCCATTTTCACAGACCTATTTGAGGTCAAAGAGTAATGTCagtgtaataaaaaataactgagaATAAAGAAGCTGGACAAATACATCAAACCATAGCCAAGAACTGAAGTTTCACAATGTCGGCCATCAGTTATCTATTTGAGAACTTGTGGGaacatttgaaagtaaaattttgttttgcaccgtgtttcccccaatTCTTTCTTAAAGAGACTGATCAGCAGACACGACACGACAACTTTAGATCAGGAACCCTGTGGGCAAGTGCCAGGTCTAATACTGTGGTGAGTTCACTGCTCACTGCATCGCTTGAGCTTATTGTCAGCACTTCTAGTTTTTAACCCTTTAATCTCCTCAGTCTAACACTTCACAAACATACAAATACAGAAGCACAACTTCTGATTATGTAAAGCACGAAGGGTACTTATCTTTGTAATATAAGAGCATATTCTAAAATAGCTTAAATGAACGTTTACAATAAACATATCATCAGACGTTATACCCCCTTGAACTTAcacatttttttacttaaaatacctGTGATGAGCAATAGgattttacatgttttaataaaatttgcaACCACTGGCCAATGAGATACTGAACATCATCATTTCATAAGGAAACTTGAAACGGTTACGTACGTATAATTCACTTTGGTTGTCTACCATGCCTGCTTTCTGAAGACCATTTCAACTTCTTCACATAAAGACATACATGACTCATTGGAGAACACATACAcataagtgaatatttaaatcAAGCAATCTGTCTTAAACgtaagaaatatgaaaacattaatcTTACCTTGAATAGCCATTAGAGAAAACCGATCGACCAGCGAAGTTCAAAGTCCCCAAGGAAGCCAAGTTGTCATCTCCGGATCCTTGGCACCTATTCCAATTTTCTGAACCAACATGGATTGGTGGAATGACATTAAAAACAGGCTTCTGATCCTGCTGTTGAGAAAGCGATGCTGTATTCATGTCATAGTGGTACATCTGTCCCCCAGAGGTACTCACGCCGTGAACAGAAATGGCAGATATTTTATTACCAATTATATTTGCCCCAGAAAAGCTTGCCTGACAGTAAACTGGGCCCAGTTTCTCCTGCTTAATTACTCCAGGGGTGCAGAGTTCAATGAaatcttctttctctgttttcacttGGGGTAGCGTCACACTGCTGGGGCTTGGTAAGATCAGGTCTCCACTATCCTCAATTTTAGGTTTAGTGTCCGGTAAAAGGAGAGGCTTACAGTCCTCATTCGCGTTTCCTTCCAAAAGGAAGGGATCATCCTCTCCTGCCAAAGGAGAAAGCAAACAGTTTTCATCCATCAGGAGGTCTGATCTCCAAGGACTCTCTTTACCTGGGGACCCAGAAGAAAACTCCAAATCCTGCAAAATGTCAAAGGTTCTTTGGTCTGTGGTATACAACTTCACACTGCCCCCGTTGGTGCCAGTATGGCTCTTCAAATTTTGCTGTTCTGAAGACACATCAGAATGTGTTTTTGGAAACTCCTCTGTGGGGGCAGCAGAAACAGCAGCGGATGCTGAACTCTTGGGGTTCTCTGGAACACTGGTCGACTTATTGAGGTTTGCGATGCTTTCTTCCAGAAGCTGAAAGTCTGTTTCTCCAGAGGAAAGGCTGATTTGGCCCTGCGGTGGGAATCCCAGTTCATTTCCCATCacttttgtttctgtctctcccATATACAATCCCATTGAGAGTGAAACTGCCTTGGACAAATCTGGCTGCTGCGCATTGCTTCCTGAGCCTTTAGGAAAATCAACCAAAAGTCGTGGCTGCTTGGAGTCTGACGGAGCAGCAGCCAGTGAGGATGAAGATGCAGAAACCTTCAGAGTAGCTCCTCCCCTTAGGGTTTTACAGAAGTCCATCACATTTCTCCTTTCCGGATCAAGCACACTGCTGGGGATTTCTTCTCTACTTGGGGGGCTTAGTGATTCCTGAGAGTCCATAAGTGAGTatcagctacaaaaaaaaaagagagagaaggaaaacacaatAAGCTATAAAGTCACATTATCTCTGTGATCCGATTAGTAAGCAAGAGCCTGTTAAATGAACCTTTTAGTTAACTCCGATTCTAATTCCTTGTTATCAGAAGAGTAGTTTCTGTCTTCCAGAATAAAAAAAAGCCATGTCTCCCGCTTCTATTCAGTGTGCCACATTTAAAAGTACAATGCAGTCCATTTGCACCGCTCAGGACAAAATTGCATCAAACTAAGCTAGGCTATTCATCCTGCCAGTCACAGAACTATAACTTTGTTAATCACAGACGTTATAATTCATTACATCAGATTATTCTAAAGGTTCAAGTTGATGtcaaagtatttaatttttaaaagtatggtcATTAAAATTCCTACCTCTTTTCAATCAAGGCTGTTTGCTTTTCTgagaatacacataaaatttgCCAAATAATAGGCTAGAATTCTCTAATTATTCTCAAATTCCCCTCCTACCAGCTAGTCACACATTCAAACCTTTTAGTACAACCTGCTGGTGAACTGTGgacatattatttgaaaaataaataatgatgattTACTCATCTTCCAACAGGCTAGAAAAATGCTCTTATTTTTAACCAGTATTTCTTATTGAATGTACCTGTTGAATAGCGCCTGCCTTCAAATTTTggacatacaaaataaaatacattgtatgTAGCCCAactaaaatttagattttaaaaagaagagaatatgTAGTAGCTTTTCACTACAATTTTTGCTTGTTTAAATATAACAAATGCAGTTCCTCTCAACCCTTACAACACAACATAgaagatacatttatttttaaaactgcttaaGACCCTCAGTATGAAATactattattctttaaattatgatttttctcttccgAATATCTAAGtactaaaaaacagaaaaacccagaACTGGAAAAATCACATTCGTATCAATCCACGTTTTAAAAAATCCAGTAAAAGGCTCAGAATAATTTTCTCTGCATTCTAAACCTTCACCTATTCCAATTCTGAGCCTATTCTCAAGAGGATTAGGTTGCTAGTATATTGTTAATAATCAGAATGTTTTATGAGGCGGGACATACACATTTGCGACATTATAGTCAAATCCCATCCAATGAAAAGAAACTTTTCCTGTACGGAGACTTTAAGAAACAT
This Rhinolophus sinicus isolate RSC01 linkage group LG10, ASM3656204v1, whole genome shotgun sequence DNA region includes the following protein-coding sequences:
- the NR3C1 gene encoding glucocorticoid receptor isoform X2 — its product is MDSQESLSPPSREEIPSSVLDPERRNVMDFCKTLRGGATLKVSASSSSLAAAPSDSKQPRLLVDFPKGSGSNAQQPDLSKAVSLSMGLYMGETETKVMGNELGFPPQGQISLSSGETDFQLLEESIANLNKSTSVPENPKSSASAAVSAAPTEEFPKTHSDVSSEQQNLKSHTGTNGGSVKLYTTDQRTFDILQDLEFSSGSPGKESPWRSDLLMDENCLLSPLAGEDDPFLLEGNANEDCKPLLLPDTKPKIEDSGDLILPSPSSVTLPQVKTEKEDFIELCTPGVIKQEKLGPVYCQASFSGANIIGNKISAISVHGVSTSGGQMYHYDMNTASLSQQQDQKPVFNVIPPIHVGSENWNRCQGSGDDNLASLGTLNFAGRSVFSNGYSSTGMRPDVSSPPSTSSAASGPPPKLCLVCSDEASGCHYGVLTCGSCKVFFKRAVEGQHNYLCAGRNDCIIDKIRRKNCPACRYRKCLQAGMNLEARKTKKKIKGIQQATAGGSQETSENPNKTVVPATLPQLTPTLVSLLEVIEPEVLYAGYDPSVPDSSWRIMTTLNMLGGRQVIAAVKWAKAIPGFRNLHLDDQMTLLQYSWMFLMAFALGWRSYRQSSANLLCFAPDLVVNEQRMTLPSMYDQCKHMLFVSSELHRLQVSYEEYLCMKTLLLLSSVPKEGLKSQELFDEIRMTYIKELGKAIVKREGNSSQNWQRFYQLTKLLDSMHEVVENLLNYCFQTFLDKSLSIEFPEMLAEIISNQLPKYSAGNIKKLLFHQK
- the NR3C1 gene encoding glucocorticoid receptor isoform X1, which codes for MDSQESLSPPSREEIPSSVLDPERRNVMDFCKTLRGGATLKVSASSSSLAAAPSDSKQPRLLVDFPKGSGSNAQQPDLSKAVSLSMGLYMGETETKVMGNELGFPPQGQISLSSGETDFQLLEESIANLNKSTSVPENPKSSASAAVSAAPTEEFPKTHSDVSSEQQNLKSHTGTNGGSVKLYTTDQRTFDILQDLEFSSGSPGKESPWRSDLLMDENCLLSPLAGEDDPFLLEGNANEDCKPLLLPDTKPKIEDSGDLILPSPSSVTLPQVKTEKEDFIELCTPGVIKQEKLGPVYCQASFSGANIIGNKISAISVHGVSTSGGQMYHYDMNTASLSQQQDQKPVFNVIPPIHVGSENWNRCQGSGDDNLASLGTLNFAGRSVFSNGYSSTGMRPDVSSPPSTSSAASGPPPKLCLVCSDEASGCHYGVLTCGSCKVFFKRAVEGRQHNYLCAGRNDCIIDKIRRKNCPACRYRKCLQAGMNLEARKTKKKIKGIQQATAGGSQETSENPNKTVVPATLPQLTPTLVSLLEVIEPEVLYAGYDPSVPDSSWRIMTTLNMLGGRQVIAAVKWAKAIPGFRNLHLDDQMTLLQYSWMFLMAFALGWRSYRQSSANLLCFAPDLVVNEQRMTLPSMYDQCKHMLFVSSELHRLQVSYEEYLCMKTLLLLSSVPKEGLKSQELFDEIRMTYIKELGKAIVKREGNSSQNWQRFYQLTKLLDSMHEVVENLLNYCFQTFLDKSLSIEFPEMLAEIISNQLPKYSAGNIKKLLFHQK